In Sesamum indicum cultivar Zhongzhi No. 13 linkage group LG8, S_indicum_v1.0, whole genome shotgun sequence, the sequence TCCATGAAAAGGTTGTGCTTTATCTCACCGTTTTCCGCGAAAGAGACGTCTTTTCCTATGCATTTGACGATGTATGGAGAATCCAGGTTCTCAAGAATACTGGCCTCATTCTTGAGTGACGTTATCCCTGCATCTGATATTGCAGATTTTATAACGAAAAGTGCTCCGGTGGAGCTATCGATGGCCAGATGAACAGTGCCAAATGATCCTGATCCTATTACTTTGCCCTTCAACCATTCAGTGGGCTGGCGGGACAAGCACCGCCACTTTCCAGCCATATCCTCCTCTTCGTCTTCCGTTTATTCCAAACGATTTGCATATATACAGAATCCTTTGATCAGTTCCAGAATGTGTGGCAAAACCAAACTCGCCACACGAAATTTGCAATCCTTCGAAATGCATTCAGATCTCTGGATTTCTTCAAATCAAACTGATCAATTGAACAATGCAACAAGAACAGCAATCATCAGACAAAAAATAACAGAACCGCCTTAaacttgaaaagaaaagggaataGAAACTCTCACCTCTTCAAATAAGATTTAAGAGAGGGAAAATACAGAACACAAATCCAACCATGAAATGACTCTCATTGCAATCATCTGGAAGAAAGCTGTAAGTGGAAAGAGCGGCTTCCATGTCAGTGAAAACCGCCCTCGTCAACAAAGCTTCCTATGTGTACCCGCAGAGGATAAAATCTAGTATTGTTTTTCAAGTGAAATGGAAAGATATAATAGAGAGAAACTATTGAAGgatgagaaaaaaatgtcTTAAAATGGTGGTTGGTGATCCAAGAATGTTGGAATTCTTGCACTGGGATAGGATGGGAACCATGGAAAATAAATGAGTGGTTAACTGCCAGTACACAAGATGATAATCAGTTAAAAAAGTGTATACAGTTATTATTAACACGTGTTTTAAAGTGATATTctgttaataataatgtaatatgtaatattaacTGGCTCTAGCTTATGCTTTCTCAACCAGACGATTTTTGTTACACTGTGATTCTCTGCTAACTTTTAGCTAAAATTCCCAAAACAGAATGACAGACAGTTGTGCTAAGCAATTCAGAAATAAGCATCAAAAGCTGCAAACTTTTTAGTTTAGCATTGNNNNNNNNNNCCCCCTTGCTGTTAAGTTGGATTTCTTTGGTGGGATTTGCCCAAGAAAATAGCTACACAAGCAATGAGGAGAAAAGATATATGAAATTAGTCAGCAACAGTTCTCGatttactcatttttcttGTCAGAAGATTGAGCAGGATTTTGTGTATATTTGCCTTATTTATAATTGCTATTCTTGGTAGGTAGATCAATCATATCCTTACCTTATTTGTAATTCTCTCTAGTCCTAACACTATATGATTGGGACTAGCTCTTCAATGAAAATCAAtcctttctcttcttcctatTTAACACTTTTGTTTCATTATAAATACATGCAGAGCTTCTACATCTGTTTATTACACAATTGTAAAATAAAggatgaaaagaataaatgagaTTTCAACTCATAATACTGACATTCTGGGATCGAGAAAAGTTTGGCCTTCTGCTTTCATCCCAACATCCTTTTACAAGTGTAATCAAATATGACCTGGAAAAGGCTTCTGGAATCAGCTTCATCTGACAGCTTTAGCAGATGAGCCACTCTTTTAAAACCAGTATGTTGCCTGATCACAGATTCTTCCTTGATCTCTGCCTTCATTTCCTGTCTTGGGATCTTATGTTGTGTAAGTGCCCATTGCATTGCCCAGATTGCTAAAGGACGCATGTACCCAAGAGATCTATAACGCCCTTCAAAGTCCCAACCTTCGGGGGTCTGGAAAGCATATCTGTCAAAGCAGCAGTAATACTCCAGTAAACAAGAGGGACTATTAAGACAAACCAACGTAAGCAGTGCACAAGTTGATATATACATGTTAAATGTTCCAACACTGCACATAAACGAAAAGGGAATGACGACTCAACTCACCCGGAACCTTGCTCAGACCAAGCTACTTCATACACACCAACTGCAGTTTTAAATGCAGTTTCAACCATATTTTCATGAATCATGCCTGCAGCAACAGCATATGTAACTCCACTCCATATTTCTCTTGACTGTAGGGTACACATATCAGGTTCTCCATTTGGCAGCATCCCATTTGCTGCTCCAACCCTCCCATTTTTTACCTTCAAGACGTTGAAATTGTAAATCTTCTCAAGCGCTTTTCGTGCCTTTTCTTCATCAACAATGGGAAAAAGACCGCAAGCTCGAGCATaccttcaaaatattttcaattcaacATGTGAAtgtcaaaagaagaaagatgttCCTTCTACATTCCGTCATTACATGTTTATAGCAATTAagcaatataaaaaagtatgcGATGGAATTACAAGACATGTGCATAAGTAGCATGAACAATCTATATCTGATGGATAATGAATTTAAACAAAGTCCAAATCACACTGAATACTTTAATTATGTTCCAGTAGATGTCTAGGTATGTGCTATTAGATGTCTAGCCTCCCCTGTGTGTGTTCGAATGTGTACTTAATTTGTCTTATCTGGTAAAGCAAAATaggcaaaataaataaatgaattctaCTCCTAAAAgtgaatatttaatcataaaatctCGAAACCTACTTCTTTTGCAACATACCAATTTCCAGCCAATTGATCAGCCTGAATGGAAGAGCTTGTTTTACTCCCACTGTTGTCATAGTTAAAATACGAACCATTCCATAACTTTTCATACACTTTCTTTGCTTTTTGAAACCTAAACCAGAAGTAATCCTCAGAACCCTTGTCCCCAACCACATGAGCAAGTGCTGAAGCAGCCTGCAAAGCTGCTACCCATAAGCCGCCGCAGTATGCACTCACACCAGATACAGACCATGTATCATATGTCTGGTCGGGAAACCCTTCATTTTCTATCATTCCATCTCCATCCTTGTCAAATTGTTCCATGTAAGCCATGGCTACATAGACCGATGGCCAAACAGCTTCAGCAAACTCTTTATTGCCAGTGGCAACGACATCTCTGTAAACTTGGAGCACAAACTTTGGATTCAAATCTTTCCACCTATCCGTATTATGAAGGTTATAGAAATTTACTTCAAACCATGGATCTCTCATTCCAATGTCATGAGGAACAGCACCAAGAACCTTTCTCTGGACCCATGTTCCATCCTGTAAAAGTGTCATCTTACTAGGATCATGCATCATCACTGCAGCAGCAAAATCTCTCTGTATGCTGAGTTCAAGTTTGGGGAACAGCATAGCCAATGCAAACGATGCATAAAAATGGACATCATATGTATTACACATATGATATTCAATGCCTTCAAAGTAAAGGAACTGTCCCACATTTTCCTCTCTTTTGTGAAGCAAATTTGTCCCCAATGCAGAAGTCATTGATACAGGGCTATGAATCTCCTGAAGTAAGGAGGTCATCCTTCCAAGTATGTTGATTGCTGTGTCATTTTGCTCAGATGTATCTTCTCCACTTCTAAAATCTGAATTGGATCTATCAATGGAGTACCTTCGTTGCTGAATAGTCCGTAAACTATGTACTGGTGGAGATCCATCTGgaaagttaaaattattaaaagaaaaaaaaaaatcagatcaGCTTAATTATAGCTAGCACCtgtaaaacacaaatcccATTTGTCAATTACCTGTCCAAATTGTTCCGCCTGAGTTAAGATAGTAAAGCTCGTTGAAGAGAGTTGGAGGGTACCTGCAGTAGACCATCAAAAAAATGCTTAACCCGGCTTCAAAGCTTACAGCCAGCGCACATAATTAAACACTTACCATTCAGGAAGCCTCTTGTCATCAAGAATAGGCCTTTGCCATACATCAATTTCTGACTCCCATTTGTGATGCTCTTCGTTTTGGTaataaaagaacaaacaacaaaaaaaaagggcaTTAGAAATGAAGTTCTTTGACCATGAATACTCTCAAAGAATTTCACATGAATAGATTGCCTTGGAACaagtagaaataaataataaatgtctTTATCGATATAAAATAGAGTATTTGCTGCCTACAGAACAAAATAACTTTTGCGAGATTACCAATAATAGCATCCCGTGCAATATCCGATGCCACGTTACTATGTGTACCATAGAATTTAGTGTAACGCCTGATGAGAAAGTTAACTTACTAAGTCGGCGTGGAACAggatatattaataagttaCACAAAGTAAACAATCAATTGGTTACTGGCCTGTGATAAGTTCTTCCACCATGAAAGTTTATTTCGGGGCAAGCCCATGCCAATGAAAATGTAACAGTTTGTACTGTTCCTGCTGGAATTGCCAGTGAAGCTGCAACGGCCGCCCCAATAAGTGAACCAGGTTCAGAAGGCATTGACATTTCTTCAGAATTTAGGTGGTCGAATGATCCACGCTAATTAGAATAGAACAGGGTAAGTCTATCAAGAATGATAGTTAACTAAAAACAGCGAAATGGCagagaaaataaacaagaaaatgtatAAGGTAATTTCTCACATGAATATTCTACAGACTATATTATAGAGTATTCTACAGACTATATTATAGAGCAAGTAGCATCATTCTTTTACATCCAAAATCCCTAAGAGATAATATTTCGGTAGCAGTGATTCCATTCCTAGCAATAAATGAGTTGTAAGTTAAACCTCTATACTTAACTGTTTTTTCAGGAGATGGTTATACAACGTAGACTtcagtttttaaaaaaaatactgttcATCAATGCGATAAACTAGTCAATGAAGTAGTAAATAAAtgacaatttcaaattatttttgtaacaaaatGGAATAGAGTTCCCAAATTTGGTAAAACAGTGCAGCTGCATTTCTAAGTTTCTAATAAGTGGTCTATAAATTTATCTTTAGAGTTCTGATAAACTCTTGATAAGCCTGAAATTAGCTCATAGTTTAAAATCTGAACAAAACATACAAGATTGTTTGTCAAATAACTTGCACtagatttgttttcttttactttgtaACATGCAAACTGAATTCAGACCAACTACAGAAGATTTGTTGGTCTTGTGAAGCATGATGAACCAATAAATATACAACATAAGTCGCTCAAAAGTAGGAAATTCTGGCTCAAGTCAACTGATAATGTTTAGTACTACCTCTTTAATTTCATTCCACATGTCTCTTGCTGAGATACCATTCGAGTTTCCAGATATCACAAAAGAGGGGCACTCAGATACATGAATTGTGTCGGTCCCTTCTGCTGCAATTGCAAAAGTTACTGAGGGCAGTCCCTTTGCAGTCCTACATCAATTTTTACAAAGAATCAGAGAACCTTGGGgaaactatatatacatatacctGGAATCCTTACAATTCTAAATGTTTGGCAACACCAACAAGAGCAGGCACTTACATGTGGTGCAAGAGAACTCCACTGATGTTATCCTCTGTCCTGGAAAAACAAAGCCAGTCAGATCAGGTGGATCCATAAGTCCTAGAAAGTATGCCATGAAtaggtaaattttcaaaactggAAAAGTTTCTGCTCAAAATGTCATGAAAAAGCTaagaaaaattttcagaaaaaacaTTATTACAACACAAGGAAGTAGGTTATGCATCTtttacctaaattttgaattgaaatggTGGCCAGAGAGTCCTGAATCGCCACCAACAGAATTCTAGGAACAGTAGAACAAGAATATCAGAAATTTCATAAGGGAATGCATGCAGTGCAGTGCGTCAATTTCGGGAAATTAACTCAAAATTACTGGATATAGCATAGTATAGTGACTAAATCGTTAACTATTCAAAACTTGAAGCGAAAACAACCCAAGAAAGGGAACTTACTGCCCAACTAAAAAGCAAGGTGACATCCGCTTCTGTCTTTCCCAAATTAGACAACTGATACAACATAGCAAACTTCTTCATATCAAGGCTAGATAGCCCACTTTATTTATGTCTGTGGTTGTAGGTGTATGTGATGGAAGGGGGAGGAGGAATGAAGTTCAGAAAAGGTTTCATACCGTAAAAGTAAACACTGCCACAGGGAAGCTGCTCTCCTTATAGTTGTGGGGGATAAAGGGTGAAAGTTGTCGACATGCTACTTTTAGAGCTGGATCAGGTTCACCTTCATTGAATCCAAAAGGTGATTCTATGAAATGACAATTCATGAAGTGGGGCTCAAAACTAACAGAATTTAATAGAAGATTACAAGATTACCATCATATACAGTCCAAGACCTTGGGAACAATGCATGGTACGTGGAATTTTGCCCACCCAAATTCCAGTCCCAAGATTCTATTCCAGAAGCTGACTTGTCACTGTTTATCCACATTATTAAAGGCCTTGAATACTGATTCACAAAAAGCAACTTTGCAGAgagtattaaattttctttctttcctttcttgtcTCAgtgaaatttcattatttcagtAATCGGGAGAAGTATTTTCCCAAACagcaaaacatctaaaaataagatgtaAGATGCTACAGAAACAGAATATGCTATGTGCTTACTGCAAAATGTCTGGGCTCTTTGGGCATAGTACACTAGAAAACTTTTCACCATTAGGCCGTGAAACAAATATCTGAAAAAGCAGAAACATGCTAGGGTAAATCATCAGTGACAAACAAACATAGGACACAGtagcaataaaaaaaactacctTTTGACATATACTTAAGTACTCACAATTTAGGTTCACTAGTTCTCTCAGGTTAGATTATTATGCACAATACTAAAAGAAGATGCTGTCAGATACTGTGGACTAGCAGTTTGCTTTTATAGAAGTGAACCATGTAGCCTTGGCATGAACTTTTTCATTATGCAATGAATTACCAATATATCTTTGTTTAACATAatcttcttttatattttcaatattattattcagtaagtacttaattatatttttttccttcacaCCAGTAGGTGCGCCTTCTCAACTATTACTTGATTACTTCAACTCTGGATTATGGCTAGCACACAACCTCCTGATAGTGAAGAAGACATCGGTTGTCAATCTCTTCTTGTGTTCTCATTTTGAGATTACACATGACATTGACATTCATTCTCACAAGATTCTTATGTGAAATGGATACCAAATTATGTCTAGTCGCCCTCATGGGAACTTGCCCAATTTACGCCTCTATAAAATCATCTGTTAAGAGGACTTATCAGCATAACTTTCACACCGCATAAAATAATTGCAGACAGATGGAACTCCAACAATGTATATCCCACTACTCAATGGAGTAGCTACTGCTTTCTGCCTATTCGAGCGTTGGACAAATTGAGGCATGGGGTAAATATCAGTTGCATGTGTTGTTAGTGTAAGAATTAATATCAAGAACCTCAAGAGAGAGTTTATTTCCTGTGATCCTCAATAAAAATGCAAGGAAAGAAATGTATTTCAGGTTTTGAGATTGGTAATTGTAGCTAATTTCTGTGTTTCATGGACTGAAAAAGACAATGTTATGAGGACTTTGCACAGAGGAAATGTGAAGTGTAATAACAGAATCCATCAAGAACATGAGGAATTGCAGAAATATCAGTCAATCAAAGAATAGATAATGTATGAGGTAAGACATGTAATGGTCCTCAATAGCTTTTATTTTACATCCACATACAAACCTTCAGAatcagataaaaattaaacttacagAAAATTGGTTTGCCAAGACTGGCTTATCTTCACAGACCCTAGGAAATAGTTGCCAACGCATAAATTCACCTCTGCAGCTTCTTCCAATGCTTCCAGCACTGAAGATCATGTTAGCTCACAGATAACTAGAGTTATGTGGTTAACCAGGTATACATTTTAGAAATCATGTGATTAACCtgtatttttccctttttccaGAGTAATGCAGCCTACTTTTAATATGCAGTAACGCAGATGATTACAATGATCCTTCTGTTAATAACAAATGTTGTCACAGAAGAGAAAAGCAGCACCATGAGATGTGGACTCAGATTGTTTGTTCTacaatttacataaatagttCGAAGTATGAAAATAGTTTGGAGGAATCTTAAGGATCTAGGACTATCCCCAACCCACACCCAACTGCAAATTCCTTTAACCCAGTTTAACGCATGGCAGATGGATGCTTTagaattctaatttaaaagaaCAGAGACAGAAGACTGTCTGAGATAGAGAAAAGCAGGCACATAGTCTTCAATATGCCTAAAGCAGACTTGCCATACAACATTGTTACCCTATCTGCTTAGTAATATAACagagaattattttttcatatgacTTCAGGATACATGTATAATCGGCATGTAAGTAACTAACATTTTCTTAACAGTTGCACTCATTGAGTGGGTCCTTCAGTAATGTGCTACATgttgaataaaaagaaaagagcaaGTGGCAATAGATATACCCGATACCGCCTACAGGAACCCCATGGCAAGATGATGTATGGCGCTTTGTAAAAGGATCAAGAAATACCTCCTGCAACAGTAAACATCACAGTTTTTACAACTGGTATTAGTCAAGTCAACTTTCAGTTAAGTAATGAGGGAAACTTACACCGTGGTCGGACTTTTCCTGTCGAAGGTGCCGCCACAGCCTATAACCTATAGGGGCCTACATAAACCAAAAGGAGATATTACCGGAAACAGACACAGATGACCACAAATCATATATAAGAGAGAGATTTGACTCTGAGGTCTTAGCCAGCAAAGGTTGTAATCTGTGGCATATACACCCACAATTATCATACATCCTTGCAAGGTtgtagaaaatgaaaatcaaagcTTTATTCcatctcttttcctttttgccTCAAAAGACTAACCTCATATGGAAAAAGTGTTTGcaggaacaattaattatgaaacaaATCTAAAAGAGTACCATGCCGATTATCTCTTTTAAAGATAGACTGAATTCAGAAAGGGAATTCTCCTCAGTACTCAGTTTTCTTTTCCAAGTCAGGGATGGAGGTGTCCCCGGATCAACTTTGACCTGTAAAAGATCAGAAGGAATGGACAATAAAATTGGATGGTAGAAAACAATCAATTCAAAGAGGCACATAACAGGTTATGACAACCACCATGAAATCTGAGCTGCCAAAACCTCAAAGAAGTGGTGAGGCAGCAAATGCAAGCACATTCAGACATAAAAGAGTGACTCATGGTGGCCTTGACAGATCTTCTAGATAATGGTGTGCAATGATCAAGTtcttgtagaaaaatattttgagttcTAAGTAGGATAGTGGTCTCTAATACTGACATCAAACTAAGAGGTGTTCTGATTAATGAAAtagtaaaattcaaatatggaTCCTGGTTGAGTggatgaaaagtgaaaaaagcAAGCTCATAAGATTCCAAATAGTGAAATACTGATTGTGCATACCATCCGGaatggaataaataaatagttgatGAACTCAACTGATTAACATACTTAAGAGAGTGAATGCTGCTGTTATTTCTTAAATCCCAGAACGATATTACtacaaagaaatttatttataaattttgctAGAAAGCAAGGTAGAAAATTGTCGTGGCACACATAGAGGGAGGACACAAACTCATAATAGCCCATACTTTCAGAAGGTGGAAATCAATAAATGCAGCTATGGCTTACCTTTTCATCATGATCATGCAAAGCAGATTCCCCTTCTCCTCCATAAAAACCATTCTCAGACATATTTCCTGCATGTAACGCATGAGCAAACCATCGTCGTTCAGATGAACCACTAATCATGATAAAGTaccataatatatacaattacacatgtattattttttaacttctgATAAATCTTAAGCCTTTAGTTAAACCCACAAGCCACAACAGCTTCATATTATCCTCTATCTCATTTTCAAACTCATCACAAGGCTGAATCAACATCAACTGACACATACGTCCAATTTGAAAATGACtctaactaaaataattagctCAGTTTCAAAGCAAATTTGAACATATGACAGCCTCCAAGCTACACACTACCAGCAGCATTTGATCACAAAATGAAATACCagtaaaagggaaaaaaagaacGGAAGTAAAATACGTTCTCTCACCCGGCTTCATTGAGCAAGCCAAATTCATAACATACTACTCACAGGCAAGAACACTAGCATCTCACCAACTTCACAGCCAAAAAGGAGGGCCCATGAAAGCAAAACGAACCAACAAAGCAAGACAtaaaaacagcaaaaacaaatcaaatcaagaTCCATTATAGAATCAGACCAGCGATATCTGATGACAGCCCACGCGATGAGTAGGCAGTGTAAGAAAAAGCGCGCAGCTAATCAAGATTCTTGATGATCAATGAGATGAATAGAAACAGGATGAGCAGAAAAACTGATATAACTGCTGAAGAACTAACCGGAGGACGTGCAGTTGCAGATGCTATTTCGCAGGGAATGGAATCTCAAGATTGGTGAGAGGAGAACTGATGATTGGAAAATgagttgtttctttttattggaGTTCAAAGGATGAGGAATCAATTGTAAAGTCAACTTTTTTGCTTTGTATGGAAAAGGAGGTAAAAGGTTAACGCCAAATATTTGCACTCTAGTCCTCaacttttcaacttttttatctATCTTTACCTCTGTAATTTTAGTGTCCGACTCCGCAATCTAGTTCAAATTGTGTTTctctaaaatttagtataattacacatagattttatatatttaaaaaattatatttagtactctCAACATTTATTTCTATCTAACAGATAAATCCCTCccttagtcaaaatttattaaatttattgattttagcaaaataaaattaaatataaattgatatttatcttcgattaatttattactaatcgAACAATTTTTTCTgtccaaattatccttataagtGCTAAAATATATCTCGACACACACATTAGTATGCGAAGATATGTAACAGTAATTTGGTCggaaaaaaattttgtttaacctacaataaatgactaataagtcaataagaataaatataaattcactcaattattttgctaatattaacaaattcaataaattttaactaattgatccatttattagataaaaataaacgttaagggtactaaatataatttttgaaacttaaaaaaaattacatacaatCATATAACATCTCATGAAAAGACAATgtattatccctttataataGTTTTCTTTTACTAGCTAGAAAACAATTTAGAAAAAACACACACGCAAGTAGAGAAATACTacccatttattatttactcaCTCTCCATCGCTCATTCAATAATGAAGAGAACATCCAACCATTAAATCCAACATTGACACACCAACGACTTAGGATCGGATTTCTGCCcaagatatttaataaagttaaACGTAGGCTATGATCTATATGTGGATCCTATCAAAATtagatattaattttctcCGATAGTAAATCAGTCATGGAAATTATAATGGACACGCATAGTGCATCTATAATTCTTGCTAAATGGATATCGCAGACACAATTCTTCATAACAAGTATGGGtaccatttttattttgttattttgtctAAATTAATGTGGTAAAAAGTTACTTtcatagtaattaaaaaaggaggggggggggaggggatTTATAATTCTGACCTACTAAATAACGAAAATCTGCAAATCCATTGAAAAAGTGGGGGTGATAACTGGTTCAAAGAAAGTAAATAACAATCATAAATAGGACACTATGAGTCATCGTATATGGACAAAGGCTTTAAGTATGCATCATATCATTGTCGAAATTCCCAATACGACCAATGCGCGTCAGGGTCGACCCCCCAAGACAATTGCCGACCTCTTAACATTTTTTAGGATACAAGATTAGACCAAAGATGagaaaatgtattaaataaaaactaatcaTCCTTCCAGACGACTCACATTATAATATCGTCTTGTGGATCGGGGGCATCCAAGGCCGGACTTGATGTTCAGTGGTGTCCTGATGAACACCAGCCATGAGTCACGGCACATCTAATATGCCACCACAAGTATAATCGGAGATAATTATTACACTGAggttgattttaaaattttgatttggtCCAATTTGATGAGATTTGTCGTGGTCCAATACTTTATAACAAGTCATTGATGTTTGGTTGTGAGTGTGCAGAACAGAGGAGAAACTTATGTGTAGCTTTCCTCAAAGAAGTGCTGCCTAACGATAGCTTTGACCCTCCACCAAAACAAGGAGATCAGCCAGAAAATCTCAGCCCAATTTTTAGGTACCAAGTGTAGTTGAGATgcaataaaaatgcatttggaACAAAGTACAACAATAATACCCACTTACCAACATGAAAAAAGACCATCTCAAAACTCTACCACTTTAACAAACTACAACTATTGATGCCACCCAATCTCAATCCAGAAACCTATAATAGAGGAAACATTATATAGGAGGAGGCCATTTGCCCCATACAATTCTGCTAATCACGACTTACTGGTAATCCGACTCCTAAGCATCTTGCTGAACCACACATGGAACGCAACTCATCTATAATCACAAGATTATCAACTTACAGTATCTAAAATATGCACCACAAGTAAATAACCACCCAAAATCTTGCCTTAGACAACCGAAAATGGAACGCTTACAAATTAAGCACCCCTCactaatagcaatttattgaTTTCTAGTGACAAATACTCAATTGTGTTGTGTAACAATAATCAGAGTCATCAAAGGCAACAAAATTCCCCACTACTTGCGTGGGTcaataagacaaaaaaaaaaaagtaggaCAGAAATATGATTCTCTTATTCATTGGGGTACCACTGAACTATTTTCACTAGGAAAAGAAATTCCCAAATGGGGGCAATAACAAATGTATCTTGCAGCTGTCAGAAAATGCTTATATCGTCTCTTCTCTTTATGCAGTAGCCTCCTTCAGATATGCAATTAGATCTGCACGCTCTTGAGGTTTCTTCAGCCCAGGGAAGACCATCTTGGTTCCAGGTATGTACTGCACCGCCACATCATACCCATCAGAAGAATCACAGCAATTCTTTCCATTCcaataattagattatcaaatcatatagaAACAGGCACTCCAGTAAGTAAATTCGAAGAGGCATATAACGGAATCAAACACCAAACAAAACTATTTACGTgagtccatatatatatatggcaaaATCGCAGTATTAGTTTCAGTAGATAGGGGTTTAGCACTTTTTGGAAAATACAAAGGGGTATAATGGAACTTGGCCATTTAATGGTAAGGTCGATAGCCTTTGACAAACGGCACGTGACCCAACCACACCGTTTCCTTTAACACTTAATGGCAGAGGACAAACGTGtcaaaatttgagaatttcgGGACTATAAGTGTCGATTCGTAAAGATTGGGACTAGTGAGAATGACcatatctagtgggaccaaagaTGCGACTTTGCCTATACATATGTAAGCAATGCCCGCAAGGCAAGAAAAACCAGTTTCAAGCTAACATAGAGCTGACTCCGCACACAGTTTAACGCTTAACAGTTTATCTGATAAGTAACCAATCAAAAAACCACCACAAGGATAGAGGAGACGCAACAGACAATCCTACTTTAG encodes:
- the LOC105169069 gene encoding non-lysosomal glucosylceramidase isoform X3; the encoded protein is MSPCFLVGQILLVAIQDSLATISIQNLEDNISGVLLHHMTAKGLPSVTFAIAAEGTDTIHVSECPSFVISGNSNGISARDMWNEIKERGSFDHLNSEEMSMPSEPGSLIGAAVAASLAIPAGTVQTVTFSLAWACPEINFHGGRTYHRRYTKFYGTHSNVASDIARDAIIEHHKWESEIDVWQRPILDDKRLPEWYPPTLFNELYYLNSGGTIWTDGSPPVHSLRTIQQRRYSIDRSNSDFRSGEDTSEQNDTAINILGRMTSLLQEIHSPVSMTSALGTNLLHKREENVGQFLYFEGIEYHMCNTYDVHFYASFALAMLFPKLELSIQRDFAAAVMMHDPSKMTLLQDGTWVQRKVLGAVPHDIGMRDPWFEVNFYNLHNTDRWKDLNPKFVLQVYRDVVATGNKEFAEAVWPSVYVAMAYMEQFDKDGDGMIENEGFPDQTYDTWSVSGVSAYCGGLWVAALQAASALAHVVGDKGSEDYFWFRFQKAKKVYEKLWNGSYFNYDNSGSKTSSSIQADQLAGNWYARACGLFPIVDEEKARKALEKIYNFNVLKVKNGRVGAANGMLPNGEPDMCTLQSREIWSGVTYAVAAGMIHENMVETAFKTAVGVYEVAWSEQGSGYAFQTPEGWDFEGRYRSLGYMRPLAIWAMQWALTQHKIPRQEMKAEIKEESVIRQHTGFKRVAHLLKLSDEADSRSLFQVIFDYTCKRMLG